The proteins below are encoded in one region of Planctopirus limnophila DSM 3776:
- a CDS encoding glycosyltransferase family 87 protein, protein MPNRFALLNATPVNADHTSGGTLPDDMRPEGSASLPLWTQSSRRWTPAATWALWAILAMVICGFYLKQQYRSVAINYRNAAMAWRASEEMYNTHGDGFLYFPQAALVFLPLTYLPVPVGDVIWRLIGMAWLALALRGLCRLLHPAASDAMFWIVSLVTLPLAFSALRNGQSTIHMTAAMLSASLALAQKEWTKAAFWLCLGMAFKPLIVVMLLLAGAVYPALRLRLVAGIVLLALSPFLMQWPAYVVDQYQDMLAMLRISYQVGESQALYAHFFGAFAAFGWNAPAWLQTATRLFVAGLTLGGFWLTHQKLSQVRTAAWLFLMSATYLMLLNPRTEPNTYACIAPAVGWMLFEAALRGSRGLTILYAILAVLIVGNFEIGRLITAQERAVWLAPLATTLFAALAFRQWLQELREASRVSETATSLTPAKDLAA, encoded by the coding sequence ATGCCCAATCGTTTCGCTCTGTTGAACGCAACTCCAGTGAACGCAGACCATACTTCGGGCGGAACATTGCCTGACGATATGCGACCTGAAGGCTCAGCCTCACTCCCCCTCTGGACACAGTCTTCACGCCGCTGGACTCCGGCTGCCACCTGGGCCTTGTGGGCGATCCTTGCGATGGTCATTTGCGGCTTTTATCTCAAGCAGCAGTATCGCTCGGTCGCCATTAACTATCGCAATGCCGCCATGGCGTGGCGGGCCAGCGAAGAGATGTACAACACCCACGGCGACGGCTTTCTTTACTTCCCCCAGGCGGCTCTCGTCTTTCTGCCACTCACTTATTTGCCGGTTCCCGTTGGCGATGTCATCTGGCGATTGATCGGCATGGCCTGGCTGGCTCTGGCATTGCGTGGTCTATGCCGGCTGCTCCATCCTGCCGCCAGCGATGCCATGTTCTGGATTGTCTCACTCGTGACGTTGCCTCTCGCCTTCAGCGCTTTGCGCAATGGTCAATCGACTATCCATATGACAGCCGCCATGCTTTCGGCCTCCCTTGCGCTGGCTCAAAAGGAATGGACGAAAGCCGCCTTCTGGCTCTGTCTGGGTATGGCCTTCAAACCACTGATTGTCGTCATGCTCCTCCTGGCGGGTGCCGTCTATCCCGCTTTGAGGCTCCGGCTGGTCGCGGGAATCGTGCTGCTCGCTCTCTCTCCTTTCCTCATGCAATGGCCTGCTTATGTGGTGGATCAATATCAGGATATGCTCGCCATGCTGCGCATTTCGTATCAGGTGGGTGAATCCCAGGCCCTCTATGCCCACTTTTTTGGGGCCTTTGCCGCGTTTGGCTGGAATGCCCCGGCATGGTTACAAACGGCTACCAGGCTCTTCGTGGCAGGTCTTACGCTGGGTGGCTTCTGGCTGACTCATCAGAAGCTCTCTCAAGTCCGTACAGCCGCCTGGCTGTTCCTGATGAGTGCGACATACCTCATGCTGCTCAATCCACGGACGGAACCGAATACCTATGCCTGCATTGCCCCCGCCGTCGGCTGGATGCTTTTTGAAGCGGCACTCCGTGGCTCACGTGGCTTAACGATACTCTATGCGATTCTCGCAGTGCTGATTGTGGGCAATTTTGAAATTGGTCGACTCATCACCGCTCAGGAGCGCGCTGTCTGGCTCGCCCCTCTCGCGACGACCCTGTTCGCCGCTCTGGCCTTTCGGCAATGGCTCCAAGAACTCCGCGAGGCTTCGAGGGTATCCGAAACAGCCACTTCGTTAACCCCAGCCAAAGACCTCGCCGCTTGA
- a CDS encoding lipoyl(octanoyl) transferase LipB, whose protein sequence is MPTPTPNWSQIARSSSALHFHLLGMVDFDSGQRLQEQLLEELFARDDTKGYALFCEHPATVTIGRQGSRADLLAEPVDFTAREMPTHWLNRPGGTWVHTPGQLAAYVLLPIDRKGWSLLEYRTRLETALVGLATEFKAPALSHPESPGLAGRCGQFAFIGTGCRRGITHQGMFINVSIPPPALRLVDWGTHDGRVSTLAAHRRAPTALSSVREAFVRHLAAALDYPRYHLTTGHPSLRRTVRKVYVFTQPAAHSA, encoded by the coding sequence ATGCCCACCCCGACCCCGAATTGGAGCCAGATTGCGAGATCGTCGTCGGCGCTCCACTTCCATCTATTGGGAATGGTTGACTTCGACTCGGGCCAGAGGCTGCAGGAACAACTCCTCGAAGAACTCTTCGCCCGCGATGACACCAAAGGCTATGCCCTCTTCTGTGAACATCCCGCCACTGTCACGATTGGCAGGCAGGGCAGCCGGGCGGATCTCCTCGCCGAGCCCGTGGATTTCACCGCTCGCGAAATGCCCACACATTGGCTCAATCGACCGGGCGGAACCTGGGTTCACACTCCCGGCCAGCTCGCTGCCTACGTGCTCCTGCCCATCGACCGTAAAGGCTGGTCACTCCTCGAATACCGCACCAGACTCGAGACTGCTCTGGTGGGATTAGCCACCGAATTCAAAGCCCCCGCTCTATCACACCCTGAATCACCTGGACTGGCCGGCCGCTGTGGACAGTTTGCCTTTATTGGCACAGGCTGCCGAAGGGGCATCACTCATCAAGGTATGTTTATTAACGTCTCTATCCCCCCGCCAGCCTTGCGACTGGTGGATTGGGGAACCCATGATGGACGTGTCTCCACGCTGGCTGCTCACCGACGGGCACCGACAGCTCTCTCGAGTGTTCGCGAAGCTTTTGTGCGTCATTTGGCTGCCGCTCTCGATTATCCCCGCTATCATTTGACGACCGGACATCCTTCACTCCGGCGTACTGTCAGGAAAGTTTATGTCTTCACCCAACCTGCTGCCCATTCTGCCTAA
- the lipA gene encoding lipoyl synthase — MTTTRLRLPKWLKRPLPQAGMQYTSDVIADLKLETVCESAKCPNRTECWSAKTATFMVLGNVCTRPCGFCSVPRGKTEVVQLDEPGRVAEAAARLGLKYVVITSVTRDDLPDGGANHFYECILAVRERTGAQVEVLTPDFKGNRAAISRVIEARPDVFNHNTETVPRLYHRVRRNAEYQRTLNLLAQIKEEAPDMLTKTGLMLGLGETRDELLEVLADLRAVNCDMLTLGQYLQPTPDMLPVERYVPPEEFDELGELARGLGFSMVASGPFVRSSYHAGEMAHVAGQA, encoded by the coding sequence GTGACTACGACGCGTCTCAGGCTTCCCAAGTGGCTCAAACGCCCACTGCCGCAAGCCGGCATGCAGTACACCTCGGATGTGATCGCCGACCTCAAACTTGAAACGGTCTGCGAAAGTGCCAAGTGCCCCAACCGCACCGAATGCTGGTCGGCCAAGACCGCCACATTCATGGTGCTGGGGAATGTCTGCACCAGGCCCTGCGGCTTCTGCTCCGTCCCTCGCGGCAAAACCGAAGTCGTCCAGCTCGATGAGCCTGGTCGCGTGGCTGAAGCCGCCGCTCGCCTGGGGCTCAAATACGTCGTCATCACCTCGGTCACCCGTGACGATTTGCCCGATGGTGGTGCCAACCACTTCTATGAATGCATTCTGGCTGTCCGCGAGCGAACGGGGGCTCAGGTCGAAGTTCTCACTCCCGACTTCAAAGGGAACCGCGCTGCGATATCGAGAGTCATCGAAGCCCGGCCCGATGTCTTTAATCATAATACCGAGACTGTCCCCCGGCTGTATCACCGCGTTCGCCGCAATGCGGAGTACCAGCGCACTCTCAATCTGCTGGCACAAATCAAAGAAGAGGCTCCCGATATGCTCACCAAGACGGGCCTGATGCTCGGTCTGGGCGAAACCCGGGACGAACTCCTGGAAGTTCTGGCCGATCTCCGGGCCGTCAATTGCGATATGCTCACGCTGGGCCAATACCTGCAACCAACCCCCGACATGCTGCCGGTCGAGCGGTATGTCCCTCCCGAAGAATTCGACGAACTGGGTGAACTGGCTAGGGGCCTCGGCTTCTCGATGGTCGCCTCCGGCCCCTTCGTCCGCTCCAGCTACCACGCGGGAGAAATGGCCCACGTCGCTGGTCAGGCGTAA